ACACTTGTACATCCCAGTTACCTGAGAGGACAATGTTTTGTTCCAGGAAGAACTCACACAGCTTATGCAGTGATTCTCTCGTGCTCTGAGGCTGTTAGAACAGGCCCAGGATTCCCATCAGTCTATCACACACCTTCCACGTGGTCAGCGCTGAACTCACCGCCTTTCGCAAGGATGCTGCGGTCAGAAGCCAGCTCGGTTTTGTTACGGCTCGCTGCCTTCTCCCCTCAGTCTGGGCGTACTAAATCCATGACAACTACACCAAATACAGTCAACCTGAAATCCCACACTCCCTCCCCAACAAGGAGACTCTCCAACTGCGCTTTACAAAGAGACATTCTGGAGAGACCATGGTTACAGTCTGGtggtaagaaaataattcagaataaaataattttcaagttacAGACAGAGCTGAGTAACAGCTGTCCAAACTAACTAACCTCCAGTTACTAGATTAACTATTGAGAAGCTGCCCATAAATGCTGGCAGTTAATGTTAAAAACGAACAGCTGACTAATTTGGTCCAACTTGGAAGAGATGCGAATGTTGCAGAAAAACAATACAGAATATAAACAGTTCCACCtacaaagaaagtaaaaacagaTGCAGTGTGTCCCCCTCCCAAGTTCAAGAGTCTTGCAAGTGCCTGCTGGATCTTCCAGCCTACAAATTCCTGGTTTAGTATCCTGTCAGGCAGAGATCACCCACACAAGACTTGCCTGCTTAAGACAATGAGCTCCCAAGAAATCCCAGTCCTTGGGGTTTTCCTTAACCCAAGGGAACAGGGGACAACTTCAAATCTTCTTAGCAAACAGGCACTTAAGTTAGGAAAGATATCtcctttttattacagaaaatgagGGATCAGTTAAGTGGTACTCCTGGAACAAAGGAGATGTTGCAAATACGCTGTAGGGGTGCACAAAGGGCAGACACCGATCTGATGGGCGGTGGGAGCGCTCATGGTGGCAGCACCTGCCATGCCACGAGTAGTGCGGCTCCTGTGACAGCACTGCAAATCAGGATCCAGCAGAGAGGGGACAAACACCACTTCTAGCTTTTACTCTAGAGGTAAAGTGTCATCTTTTTCACAGCATTTAGTCTGTATAGTTCACTTTTCTCGTGACTGGTTTTCTTCTTGAACAAACCCAGAtaaaacagtgagaaaagaaTCCCAGTACATCAAGAGACACGACTGCTCCATTAGCTGAGGAAGGAGGTAGACGCCATAGGTGTTCTCTTCAGATGGAGCACAGAAAAGGACCTTGTGCTAATTAACTGGTACCAAGATTCTGCTCACTGGCACCAAAATACTGCAGGGCATCAGCACGAGACGCAATACAGTAGCATCGAGACTTGTCCAGCAGTTACATCTGAACCACGTGTCCTTGGCATCTGGAACAGAAAGGCATCGCTAATTAGGGGCTGTCCAGCTTTGTGATGGGCGTGCAGGGCAACTCCTGAACTGGTCTGCCTGTTTTTACAGTGATGAGCAACATCTTTTAGGTAACTGTTGAAAAGAATTTCACTCAGTTGGGGAACTCATAAATTTAATTACTCGCATTATTTTATTTGGTTAATCTTCAAACCGTGCATATTCCAGAGGAACACGCTCAAGATAAGCTGCGCAGGAGTCAATCGATCATCAGCAAGTGGCGACTGCAGAATTGTGCACGCTCCTCTTTCTAGTTCAGGTGTTTCTTGTGTACAAGACAGAAATTACACATTCTCCAAACAGTCAAAATGGTTTCCCAAAGGAAGGAGACACTGACAAGAACGATACAGAAAAATCACACAATTATCAGTTCAGTGGAAATCCACAGGCTACGGCCAAAAGGTTGCTGtgaatagattttccttttcttaagctTTGCTATCtacttagaggggaaaaaaaaaatataggagtGATTAACTGTAGGCTCTAAATCTCTGGGTATCAGTGGGTTGTATaatagggaaaaaacccacctacAGCAGCTAGTATTTCTAAACCATGCTTATCCACAACTGAAAGACATGCAGACAAGAAGCCAATGAAAAACTTAAATTACAGCTCACCTTATCACATCACAACGCAAGACAATCCCATACAGCCTTGATTCCCATCTTCACTGCTGTTGAGCTTTTTCATCCGGTACTGCCGGATCTCTCTCACCAGTGTGTAAAAAGCATCTTCCACACCCTGAATGCAAATGACCCAggtaaagcattttctttcctgaagcttTTGAGATCACTGTTCTTTCCATCACAGAATCCCTTAACATGTTTGAAAGACATATTTCTACAGGAAGAGTGGTAGCCAACTGATCCCGTAGTTCATAAGAGGAAGAAACTAGCACTTATGTCCAGAAATCTCCACTGACACCCTTAACTCCTCCTCTGAGGCAAACATCCAGGGTAACAGCCATTAAAGGAAACAAGCCAAATTGTAACTATAGAGATTCCATGCAGGAAACAAGCTCCTTCTTGACTAATCACCTCTGGTTTAGAATTCTTATGAATTTTCTGGCTACTGCTTAATAATTGCACCTTTTGGGCTTCGTTTCACACTGCTGTAAGGCAGAACAGAGGCTGACTGGAGAGAACCACATGTTCAATGCGACTCTGAAGAACTCTATTAGTCCAGTCTGTGGAATTCTTTCTGTAAATATGATCTTATAATTGGCCTTCGTTAAGAAACCAAGAAAACCGAACAGGTCTGGCATGACCGCACGGTCTGACCACTTCTCGGCAAGAGCAGATGAAGCTGCTCCTCTTGCCAACACAAACCCCTTGAAAGAAAGTCAATACAAGTCTGAAGTGATCTGTGTACTGGCCTATCCCAGGGGAAAGAACAGAACTCTTCCAAGCTAACAGCGAGTGGGGAAATCAAAAGCTAAAAATTGCAAATGGATTAAAAAATGCTTACTCTtgtagataagaaaaaaaatacactggaaaGTGTTAGACCATCCTGCCTTTAGCATACAGGAAGAAGTCAGACCAAGAATGGAAGCATCTTACCTGTCTTGTCTTAGCAGATGTCTCTATGAAGGGGATTCCATAGCTTTTTGCTAATTCTTGAGCCTGTTTTGTGTCTACTGTTCTTGTGGGCAAATCACACTTATTCCCAACTAGCACCATTGGCACATCATCTGAATCTTTCACTCTCTTGATCTGCtctctttaaaaagacaaataaaaaagagTTAGGAACTATCTTCTAAACTCAAAAGCTGTTTTAGTTCAGCATTCAAACAACCTTGTGCTAAAAGACCATATATATTAAAGCAGGACAGGACCTCAGGGGTTCTAGCCCTCAGCAGTATGTCTCCTAACTTCACATGCTCCATCTCCTGGTCCATGTGTAACTCTGCTCTGATGCGTGTTTGCCTTTGTACCCATTTTCTTAAAGATCACGTTCTGTACACTCTAGATATCATCTGATTAACGCAACCACCCAGATAACTGTCCTGCTCTCAACCGACTAACAATGTATTGACACAGAACACAGATAAGCTTGAAATCTCTCTGAAAGAAGTGGGAGATTTATTATTTGTCTATTATTTAGTCTCCACTGGGTCTAACTGCAAATGGGTCTGATGTCTTTTCCAGTCTTCCCTCCCTGTGGTAAAGACCCAGATCATACCTGTAAAGGTTAATGTCAGCAAACGATTTACTGTTGTTAATGGCAAAAACACAGAGGAATCCTTCCCCAGTTCTCATGTACTGATCCCGCATGGCACTATACTCCTCCTGCCCCGCCGTGTCCAGGATGTCTAACAAGCACGTCTCTCCATCAATGACAACCTGCTTTCTATATGAATCCTGCAAAACGCACAAGTGAATTTTAGATTAGAGAAAAACATTGTACTAGTTTTTTTCCACCTCAGGCGTTGTTAAGGAAAactaaaaatagtaataaaaaaagagTAAGATCCAGAGGAGGTTTTCCAGCCCCACCCTCCAATGAAAAAATACCAGTATCTAAAACTGTGAACATTTAAAACGTTACTCTAAGCCCCCTCAAACtttcttacaaaaaagaaaaatcctattcTTTGTAAGAAATTCCCCAGCTGGtagacagaaaagaaatgttataAATACCATGGCTACCACACGATGACTGGACTCTAAATGCACAAGAGGCGGCGACTTCGCCCCTTGCCGTTGCCGgctgcctgcactctgctgcgGGGAGCCAGCAGGAGAATATCCGGGCAATCCTGGACAGTTTTCCCGGGATTTCTTACCCCGGGCGGGCCGATCTCGCACCCGGCTCTCCGAGCCCGAGCCAGCagcagccgcccgccccgccccgccgggccgcggctCACCTCGATGGTGGGGTCGTACTCGTCCACGAAGTGGTTCTGGATGAGCTGGATGGTCAGCGCGCTCTTCCCGACGCCGCCggctcccaccaccaccagcttGTACTCGGTCAtcgcccccccccgcggccccgggcggagcgcggcgccgcccgccgccgccggcccctccCGCGAACGCGGAACACCCCGCCCGGCGCCTTCCGGCTTCCGGCCCCGGCGCCGCGTCATCACCCGCCGCCGGAagcgccgccgcgcccccgccgcttCCGGACACGTGACGCCCCCCGCGAATGAAGACGCGGCCGCCGGGAAgcttttttcaaaatcagtaaaACTTTATTCTATTTCCATTCTTTGCCATTAacagaaaaaattggagaaaGCAATGTTTGTTTTACAAAGATAATGCATCTCCCAGAGAAGAAAACCCTAAATTGAGAATAGaggtaacatgaaaaaaaaaaaaacccaaaaaacaaaacacagtactGCCCTCTATTCAAAGAAAGAAACTCCTGATCTTTTTGGTTAAAGTAATACTTAGACCAATCATTCAGTTTTCTTGCTTGATAAAGTGTGACTGGGGAAatggagggaggggggcagggggaggggggaaaaaaaagcacacagacaTCAACTATTTCACCTTGATGAAAGTCTCAATACAGCTATGGAAAGCCTAAGTATTTATTCTTTTACAGTACACTGGGTGCCggctgcaaagaagaaaaaaaaaagtattcacttCAGGCACAACTTCTTTcgttttaaatttaaatcagtaAAAGAAACCGGGTTTAGAAGCTGCAGTGTTCTAAGCAGCAGCAGATTTGtgcattgttttaaatatatttaaattaccaCACTGATGGCACACCTCAGCCTTATGAAATTCTGCACTGCATGTGTTTCAGAacgctaaaaaaaaaagtcaaccccAGAGAGACTTTCATTGACCTCTAACAACTTTTCTGGCTAAAGGACTCAAgttaaatgaaatatgaaaacattgtAACATTTGGCCATCAACTTATCTGAATGTTCACACAGATTTTATATAAAGTTGAACTTATTCCACCCTCAAATGGTCCTCAGAGTTTGAGCAGAGTGAGCCTTCCGCTTCCACTTGGAAGGAAAGACATAATGCAGCTGAGCACTAAGGCATCGGAACACCTTGGCCAAAACAGCaacgaaagcacagagcactGTAGTGCAGAATTCCGTAAGGTCTACCAGAGTAGAGCTGTCTATAATGTTTACTCACATAGGCAATGTAGATTTGCAGTTACCAGTTGCGTTAAATGCACCATTCAAAACAAGCTTCTAAAATGTGATACTATAAGGCGCCACCTTAAGTTCTCCAGAATGCAACtgtgcataattttaaaatggtttcataaatttattttaaacataacatGAGAAGGTATTAAAACCGGTGTAATAGCTTCTTAGAATTTGGAGGAAGGGATGAATAGGGAGATATTCAGTACCCTTCACCAGCCCCACACTCAAGTCGTACAGCGGGTATGGGTTTGTGGATCAGTCTATAACACCAGCTTGACGGATCTTTCTCTCTGCACCAAATCcctgcaaggaaaacaaaacaaacttttagCTCCAGCATCACGCTTTAAAGCAAAACTGTTCCGCTCCAACCAAGTACAGCATTAGCATGTTTCTAATTAGCCACAGTTGTCTTCAGAAACAGACAGGTTCTGTGGGTTGCTCTTCGTCGTCCCAGATACTCCAGATTCCAGACGCTTCACTCCTCCTGATCACCAAGTGGTGGCAGAACCTTATGTGAAAGTTTAGGCAGAGGGATTTCACTATCCCTGagaaggggagcaggagggcGGTAAGAGAAGCAGCGAAGAGCCACTGCTGGCTACAACACAAGCAGCAACTGCTGGCTTCTACACCGCGTGCTCTTCTGAAACCACCCGCGACCGACCCAGGGTGCAGCACCCCCGACTTCGCACAGTCATCTGATCACACACAGCGGGCAACCAGCTCACCACGGAAGGAAGTGGACACCACGCTTCAAACAGTTCAGGATTCCAAGACACGAAGCAATGTTGCGTTATCTAAGTTAAAACACAAACTGCAGTTATTCTGCAAGTTAGCCTTTTATTTTACGTACCTTTGAGTTATCCGGTCCCCTAGGCTGACGAAGAACTGTTAGACGAGGAGCACTGGCATCATCCAGATTAATGCTCTTCAAACGATTAACGAGTCTATCAGGACGTGGAGCAGCAACAGCCTTAGCGCCTTCGCTGTAACAGAGCCAACCACACAGAGCACTGGTGACTTCCCGGGGCGGCGCAAGCTGCCTCCTTTACAGTCACCTTCCCCATTAAGCCATTAGCATAACCTGTCTGGTGTGCAAGTGGAACTTCTGCCTCAAAACCATTACTCCAAACACAGGACTTGAAATAGCAGTAGCGAACACCAGTATTCTCAAAAGGGTATTCTTTAGCAAGCAGAGGTGTTCCATTTACTCACACACACGTAAGTAACATTTCCTACACTTCTGTTCCCTTTAACTGCAACAATAAAAGGCTCACGAGTTGCCAGTAGGTAACAGCATAGCATTAACGTCTCTGAAGATGACGAGAACAGACAATTTTGAGAGCAGAAATTAAATGTTAGCCTCCTGTTACTGCAGAAGTGTTATCTCAAGTTAAGCAAAATTCAAATTGTgcagttttcttcaaaatgtgTAAGTagttcaaaagcaaaaaaaaaaaaaccccaaccacccaTC
The sequence above is a segment of the Strix uralensis isolate ZFMK-TIS-50842 chromosome 24, bStrUra1, whole genome shotgun sequence genome. Coding sequences within it:
- the NRAS gene encoding GTPase NRas, with protein sequence MTEYKLVVVGAGGVGKSALTIQLIQNHFVDEYDPTIEDSYRKQVVIDGETCLLDILDTAGQEEYSAMRDQYMRTGEGFLCVFAINNSKSFADINLYREQIKRVKDSDDVPMVLVGNKCDLPTRTVDTKQAQELAKSYGIPFIETSAKTRQGVEDAFYTLVREIRQYRMKKLNSSEDGNQGCMGLSCVVM